In Microbacterium enclense, one genomic interval encodes:
- a CDS encoding SDR family oxidoreductase has translation MSRFTQKVALVTGAGSGIGAEIARELAAEGASVVVTDINKDAADTVVAQIRDAGGTAEAFAQNTARWQDSEAAVEFAKATYGALHLAVNNAGIGAAPQNIGDYDIDAWDRVRAVDLDGVFYGLRFQLPAIVASGGGAVVNMASVLGSVGIAQNAAYVASKHALVGLTKVAALEYTAQGVRTNAVGPGFIDTPLVRSSLTPEALTHLEGEHAAGRLGTDAEVAALTLFLLSDAASFISGSYHLVDGGYSAH, from the coding sequence ATGAGCAGGTTCACCCAGAAGGTCGCACTGGTCACGGGCGCGGGAAGCGGTATCGGCGCCGAGATCGCGCGCGAATTGGCCGCCGAGGGCGCGTCGGTGGTCGTCACCGATATCAACAAGGATGCCGCGGACACCGTCGTGGCACAGATCCGGGACGCCGGCGGCACCGCCGAGGCGTTCGCCCAGAACACCGCGAGGTGGCAGGATTCCGAGGCGGCGGTGGAGTTCGCGAAGGCGACCTACGGCGCCCTGCACCTCGCCGTGAACAACGCCGGCATCGGCGCTGCACCGCAGAACATCGGCGACTACGACATCGACGCCTGGGATCGTGTGCGAGCCGTCGACCTCGACGGCGTCTTCTACGGTCTGCGGTTCCAGCTGCCTGCGATCGTCGCGTCCGGTGGTGGGGCCGTGGTCAACATGGCATCCGTTCTCGGATCGGTGGGCATCGCACAGAACGCGGCCTACGTCGCGAGCAAGCACGCCCTGGTCGGATTGACCAAGGTCGCCGCTCTCGAATACACCGCGCAGGGCGTCCGGACGAATGCGGTCGGCCCGGGCTTCATCGACACGCCGCTGGTGCGCTCGAGCCTCACGCCCGAGGCCCTGACGCACCTCGAGGGGGAGCACGCCGCCGGACGCCTCGGCACCGATGCCGAGGTCGCCGCACTGACTCTGTTCCTGCTGAGCGACGCCGCGTCGTTCATCTCGGGCAGCTATCACCTCGTCGACGGAGGGTACTCCGCGCACTGA
- a CDS encoding dehydrogenase: MSDPIPTMPSSADAAGTSPVPVAHTAAECPKCFTELQSDRDWWRARPAGSRLVGLVVSRPGMPSVVQQRDDLTRFGVPIEGFRHPAPETLEGWAARLDRFFGTLTRGDVLVVTSARSLGLTRDDETRAIADLRRRGVIVKVLSHGERHLHDATLSTHG; the protein is encoded by the coding sequence ATGAGCGATCCGATCCCGACGATGCCGTCATCCGCGGATGCCGCCGGGACCAGCCCCGTGCCCGTCGCGCACACCGCGGCCGAGTGCCCGAAGTGCTTCACCGAGCTGCAGAGCGACCGCGACTGGTGGCGCGCCCGCCCGGCCGGCTCCCGTCTCGTGGGCCTGGTCGTTTCCCGCCCCGGGATGCCGAGCGTCGTCCAGCAGCGCGATGACCTCACGAGATTCGGCGTCCCCATCGAGGGGTTCCGTCATCCGGCCCCGGAGACCCTCGAAGGGTGGGCCGCTCGCCTCGACCGCTTCTTCGGGACGCTCACGCGCGGCGACGTGCTCGTCGTGACGAGCGCCCGCTCCCTCGGGCTCACGCGCGACGACGAGACGCGGGCGATCGCGGACCTGCGTCGGCGCGGCGTGATCGTGAAGGTGCTGTCGCACGGCGAGCGCCATCTGCACGACGCGACGCTCAGCACGCACGGCTGA
- a CDS encoding excinuclease ABC subunit UvrA produces the protein MTDPDAHAVIRVRGARENNLRNVDLDIPKRRLTVFTGVSGSGKSSLVFGTIAAESQRLINETYPTFVQQFMGQLSRPEVDALENLSATIRVDQERMAANSRSTVGTATDVHAMLRVLFSRLGQPHVGSSQAFSFNVPSVSGAGAITIATGARKGQKERRSFEITGGMCPECEGLGQVSDIDLSQLLDESKSLNAGAITVPGYTADGWMVRVFSESGFFPGDKPVARFTDQERHDLLYKEQTKVRIANTNMTYEGLVPKVTKSMLQKDRDALQPHVRAFVDRAVTFVACPACGGTRLNDGARSSRIGEVNIADAAAMQITDLAAWVRTIDDPSVAPLVQGLRDTLDAFVRIGLGYLSLDRGSGTLSGGEAQRTKMIRHLGSSLSDITYVFDEPTAGLHPHDIQRMNETLLQLRDKGNTVLVVEHKPEVIDIADHVVDLGPRAGREGGTVQYEGDVSGLRSSETLTGRFLDHRAHLKTSVRAAIGSLPIRGATRHNLHDVDVDVPLGVLTVVTGVAGSGKSSLIHGSLPAFDDVVVVDQTAIKGSRRSSPATYTGILDAVRAAFAKANGVKPALFSANSEGACAACKGLGVIVTQLGFQSTVETECELCGGSGFSDEVLEYTLHGKNIAEVLAMSVSEAAVFLTTGPAVAVLARLVDVGLGYVTLGQALNTLSGGERQRLKLAISMAASGAVYVLDEPTTGLHLADVDNLLGLLDRLVDAGNTVVVIEHHQAVMAHADWIIDLGPGAGHDGGRVVFEGTPADLVAARSTLTGEHLARYVGE, from the coding sequence ATGACCGACCCCGACGCCCACGCCGTCATCCGCGTGCGCGGCGCGCGCGAGAACAATCTGCGGAACGTCGACCTCGACATCCCCAAACGCCGGCTCACGGTGTTCACGGGGGTGAGCGGCTCGGGCAAGTCGTCTCTCGTCTTCGGCACCATCGCGGCCGAGTCGCAGCGACTCATCAACGAGACCTACCCGACGTTCGTGCAGCAGTTCATGGGGCAGCTCTCGCGGCCCGAGGTCGATGCGCTTGAGAACCTGAGCGCCACCATCCGGGTCGACCAGGAGCGCATGGCCGCCAACTCGCGCTCGACCGTGGGAACGGCCACCGACGTGCACGCGATGCTACGTGTGCTCTTCAGCCGCCTCGGGCAGCCCCACGTCGGCTCGTCGCAGGCGTTCTCGTTCAACGTCCCCTCCGTCTCGGGCGCCGGCGCGATCACGATCGCCACCGGGGCGCGAAAGGGTCAGAAGGAGCGCCGCTCGTTCGAGATCACCGGCGGCATGTGCCCGGAGTGCGAGGGTCTCGGCCAGGTGAGCGACATCGATCTCTCCCAGCTCCTCGACGAGAGCAAGTCGCTCAACGCCGGCGCGATCACGGTGCCGGGCTACACCGCCGACGGCTGGATGGTGCGGGTCTTCAGCGAGTCGGGCTTCTTCCCCGGAGACAAACCCGTGGCCCGGTTCACCGACCAAGAACGCCATGACCTGCTCTACAAGGAGCAGACGAAGGTCCGCATCGCGAACACGAACATGACCTACGAGGGACTCGTTCCCAAGGTCACCAAGAGCATGCTGCAGAAAGACCGCGACGCTCTGCAGCCGCACGTCCGGGCGTTCGTCGATCGCGCCGTCACGTTCGTCGCCTGCCCGGCGTGCGGGGGAACACGGCTGAACGACGGGGCCCGGTCGTCGCGTATCGGTGAGGTGAACATCGCGGATGCCGCGGCCATGCAGATCACCGATCTCGCGGCCTGGGTGCGCACGATCGACGATCCCTCCGTCGCCCCTCTCGTCCAGGGTTTGCGCGACACCCTGGACGCTTTCGTCCGCATCGGGCTCGGCTATCTCTCCCTCGACCGCGGCAGCGGCACTCTCTCCGGCGGGGAGGCGCAGCGGACGAAGATGATCCGCCACCTCGGATCCAGCCTCAGCGACATCACCTATGTGTTCGACGAGCCCACGGCCGGCCTTCACCCGCACGACATCCAGCGGATGAACGAGACGCTGTTGCAACTCCGCGACAAGGGAAACACCGTTCTCGTCGTCGAGCACAAACCGGAGGTCATCGACATCGCCGATCACGTCGTCGATCTCGGCCCCCGCGCGGGCCGCGAGGGCGGCACCGTGCAGTACGAGGGTGACGTGTCCGGCCTGCGCTCGTCCGAGACCCTCACGGGGCGCTTCCTCGATCACCGCGCCCACCTCAAGACCAGTGTGCGAGCGGCGATCGGGTCGCTGCCGATCCGCGGCGCCACACGGCACAATCTGCACGACGTCGACGTCGATGTCCCGCTCGGGGTCCTCACCGTCGTCACCGGCGTCGCCGGGTCGGGCAAGTCGTCATTGATCCACGGCTCCCTCCCCGCATTCGATGACGTCGTGGTCGTCGATCAGACGGCGATCAAGGGCTCACGCCGCAGCAGCCCCGCCACCTACACCGGCATCCTCGATGCCGTCCGCGCCGCGTTCGCGAAGGCGAACGGCGTCAAGCCCGCCCTCTTCAGCGCGAACTCCGAGGGGGCATGCGCCGCCTGCAAGGGGCTCGGGGTCATCGTCACCCAGCTCGGCTTCCAGTCCACCGTCGAGACGGAGTGCGAGTTGTGCGGGGGTAGTGGCTTCTCGGACGAGGTGCTGGAGTACACGCTCCACGGCAAGAACATCGCCGAGGTCCTCGCGATGTCGGTGTCGGAGGCGGCCGTGTTCCTCACCACCGGCCCTGCCGTCGCTGTTCTGGCGCGCCTCGTCGACGTCGGTCTCGGGTACGTCACGCTGGGGCAGGCTCTGAACACGCTGTCCGGAGGCGAGCGCCAGCGCCTCAAGCTGGCGATTTCGATGGCCGCCTCCGGGGCCGTCTACGTCCTCGACGAGCCGACCACGGGTCTGCATCTCGCCGACGTCGACAACCTTCTCGGGCTGCTCGACCGACTCGTGGATGCCGGCAACACGGTCGTCGTGATCGAGCACCACCAGGCGGTCATGGCGCACGCCGACTGGATCATCGACCTCGGTCCGGGCGCGGGTCACGACGGCGGACGCGTCGTGTTCGAGGGCACGCCCGCCGACCTCGTCGCCGCCCGCTCCACGCTCACCGGCGAGCACCTCGCCCGTTACGTCGGGGAGTGA
- a CDS encoding DEAD/DEAH box helicase → MTSQTFADLGVPAPLIDVLATQGKNEPFPIQADTLPDTLAGRDVLGRGKTGSGKTLAFSLPLVARLAANTDRRRGRKPRALVLAPTRELANQIDEVIKPLAQPFGLVTTTVYGGVNQKRQVDALNAGVDILVACPGRLEDLIGQGFANLGDIEITVLDEADHMADLGFLPGVTRLLARTPADGQRLLFSATLDNGVDKLVKRFLRNEVLHSVDEAHSHVAAMTHHVFAPVDADAKKDLVQTLASGTARRILFMRTKHQAKKLAKQLTASGIPAVDLHGNLSQPARDRNLAAFGDGRAKVLVATDVAARGVHVDGVELVVHVDPPVEHKAYLHRSGRTARAGSAGDVVTIMLPEQRRDTLDILRKAKISAAPQQVTSTSPEVVALVGEVAPYVKPEPVVAQPQGGGRSQGANAQRKRAARAEGQQPSTRSGAQGGGGRRRSAGAAATDAPAAGRAAQGGRGGQRSGAGRGQGGTQRTGSGAARPQGAGRSASGAPTTGMVVGARSPRTNRRAQG, encoded by the coding sequence ATGACGTCCCAGACTTTCGCCGACCTCGGCGTGCCCGCCCCCCTCATCGACGTTCTCGCCACCCAGGGCAAGAACGAGCCCTTCCCGATCCAGGCCGACACCCTGCCCGACACGCTCGCCGGTCGCGACGTGCTCGGCCGCGGCAAGACCGGCTCGGGCAAGACCCTCGCCTTCTCGCTGCCGCTCGTCGCGCGGCTGGCCGCGAACACCGACCGCCGGCGGGGCCGCAAGCCCCGCGCGCTCGTGCTCGCCCCCACCCGTGAGCTCGCCAACCAGATCGACGAGGTCATCAAGCCCCTCGCACAGCCCTTCGGTCTGGTCACCACCACCGTCTACGGCGGTGTGAACCAGAAGCGTCAGGTCGACGCGCTGAACGCCGGCGTCGACATCCTCGTCGCGTGCCCCGGTCGCCTCGAAGATCTGATCGGTCAGGGCTTCGCGAACCTCGGCGACATCGAGATCACCGTCCTCGACGAGGCCGACCACATGGCCGACCTCGGCTTCCTCCCCGGCGTCACGCGCCTGCTCGCCCGCACGCCCGCCGACGGCCAGCGCCTGCTGTTCTCGGCCACGCTCGACAACGGCGTGGACAAGCTCGTCAAGCGTTTCCTCCGCAACGAGGTGCTGCACTCGGTCGACGAGGCGCACTCGCACGTCGCCGCGATGACCCACCACGTGTTCGCCCCGGTCGACGCGGATGCCAAGAAGGACCTCGTGCAGACGCTCGCCTCCGGCACCGCGCGCCGCATCCTCTTTATGCGCACCAAGCACCAGGCCAAGAAGCTCGCGAAGCAGCTGACCGCGTCGGGTATTCCCGCCGTCGACCTGCACGGCAACCTGTCGCAGCCGGCCCGCGACCGCAACCTCGCCGCCTTCGGCGACGGCCGCGCCAAGGTGCTCGTGGCCACCGACGTCGCCGCCCGCGGTGTGCACGTCGACGGTGTCGAGCTGGTCGTGCACGTCGACCCGCCCGTCGAGCACAAGGCGTACCTGCACCGCTCAGGCCGCACCGCCCGCGCGGGCTCGGCCGGCGACGTCGTGACGATCATGCTCCCCGAGCAGCGTCGCGACACCCTCGACATCCTGCGCAAGGCCAAGATCTCGGCGGCGCCGCAGCAGGTCACCTCGACCTCGCCCGAGGTCGTCGCCCTCGTCGGCGAGGTGGCCCCCTACGTCAAGCCCGAGCCGGTCGTCGCGCAGCCCCAGGGCGGCGGACGCTCGCAGGGCGCCAACGCCCAGCGCAAGCGCGCCGCGCGTGCCGAGGGGCAGCAGCCCTCCACCCGCTCGGGTGCGCAGGGCGGCGGCGGTCGTCGTCGCTCCGCGGGCGCTGCGGCGACGGATGCTCCGGCTGCCGGTCGCGCGGCCCAGGGCGGCCGCGGTGGCCAGCGCTCCGGCGCGGGTCGTGGTCAGGGCGGCACGCAGCGCACCGGTTCGGGCGCCGCGCGTCCGCAGGGTGCCGGGCGCTCGGCATCCGGTGCCCCCACGACCGGCATGGTCGTCGGTGCCCGTTCCCCGCGCACGAACCGTCGCGCCCAGGGCTGA
- a CDS encoding DNA-3-methyladenine glycosylase I: MSDLTTGSDGIVRCAWTGADAEYQRYHDEEWGTALHGDRPLFEKMSLEGFQAGLAWITILRKRPRFREVFHGFDPAAVAAFGPDDVDRLLQDAGIIRHRGKIEAVIGNATIVADMPEGELDALMWSFAPATHEPPTSFAEVPAVTPESTAMSKELRRRGFRFVGPTTMYALMQSSGMVDDHVAGCWRAAA, from the coding sequence ATGAGCGACCTCACGACCGGTTCCGACGGCATCGTCCGCTGTGCGTGGACCGGCGCCGATGCCGAGTACCAGCGCTATCACGACGAAGAGTGGGGCACCGCGCTGCACGGCGATCGCCCGCTGTTCGAGAAGATGAGCCTCGAGGGCTTCCAGGCGGGACTCGCGTGGATCACGATCCTGCGCAAACGCCCCCGCTTCCGCGAGGTGTTCCACGGGTTCGACCCGGCGGCGGTCGCCGCGTTCGGCCCTGATGACGTCGACCGGTTGCTTCAGGATGCCGGCATCATCCGCCATCGCGGAAAGATCGAGGCGGTGATCGGCAACGCCACCATCGTCGCCGACATGCCGGAGGGAGAACTCGACGCGCTGATGTGGTCGTTCGCTCCCGCGACGCACGAGCCGCCGACCTCGTTCGCCGAGGTGCCGGCGGTGACGCCCGAATCTACGGCGATGAGCAAGGAGCTGCGTCGCCGGGGGTTCCGCTTCGTCGGCCCGACCACGATGTACGCCCTCATGCAGTCCTCCGGCATGGTCGACGACCACGTCGCCGGGTGCTGGCGCGCGGCGGCCTGA
- a CDS encoding Type 1 glutamine amidotransferase-like domain-containing protein, which yields MTVPRILATCGGWADASWGDVRFGPLLRYALDLTGVEGRPRVVFVNTAGGDQRVDEGRELAAAMAAGVDAVHLRLFGRTAVDLDDVVGPADLVWVGGGSVANLLPVWRTHGLDAVLRRAWEGGAVLAGTSAGALCWHEGGPTSGFGEIRTITDGLGFIPGSLGVHYDSQVERRPALHTAVGSGQLPGGFGLDEGTGVLYEEARAVDFVTELPGGQVHRVDRVGDGDGDGDGVVEEAVATRAL from the coding sequence GTGACCGTGCCCCGCATCCTCGCCACGTGCGGCGGGTGGGCCGACGCGTCGTGGGGCGATGTGCGCTTCGGTCCCCTCCTGCGTTACGCGCTCGACCTCACCGGGGTCGAGGGCCGCCCGCGGGTCGTCTTCGTCAACACGGCCGGCGGCGACCAGCGCGTCGACGAGGGACGAGAGCTCGCCGCGGCGATGGCGGCGGGAGTGGATGCCGTGCACCTGCGCCTCTTCGGGCGAACCGCCGTCGACCTCGACGACGTCGTCGGCCCCGCGGATCTCGTGTGGGTGGGCGGCGGCAGCGTCGCGAACCTCCTGCCCGTGTGGCGGACGCACGGGCTCGATGCGGTGCTGCGCCGCGCGTGGGAGGGCGGGGCGGTGCTCGCGGGAACCTCGGCCGGCGCCCTGTGCTGGCACGAGGGAGGTCCGACGTCGGGATTCGGCGAGATCCGCACGATCACCGACGGCCTGGGCTTCATCCCCGGCTCGCTCGGGGTCCACTACGACTCACAGGTCGAGCGTCGCCCCGCTCTGCACACGGCCGTGGGTTCGGGGCAGTTGCCGGGCGGGTTCGGCCTCGACGAGGGCACCGGGGTGCTGTACGAGGAGGCGCGCGCGGTGGACTTCGTGACCGAACTGCCCGGGGGGCAGGTGCATCGTGTCGATCGTGTCGGCGACGGCGACGGCGACGGCGACGGCGTAGTCGAGGAGGCGGTGGCGACCCGCGCGCTGTGA